One Felis catus isolate Fca126 chromosome D1, F.catus_Fca126_mat1.0, whole genome shotgun sequence DNA segment encodes these proteins:
- the ZNF214 gene encoding zinc finger protein 214 isoform X1, giving the protein MPPFCSSDSSKLHPSLKEEHKGGSNVHYFLHSLIPDLFFLENLIFDQMAVTFEDVTVIFTWEEWKFLDSSQKKLYREVMWENYTNVMSVGNWKESYKPQEGRFRYLEHENHPCWQGWRSASTQICKNRSYVETIQGIDSKDLKQQDLSHHQEWLILSTQVPGYGNYELTFEGRSPRNLKYTKFIPWQSLETKHTPQDYAREIYMNESHGFQGSRCHLGISKKNLSMEKEQKLIVQHSCVSTGEARPEYIGEIYQHDLLKDSMEEKYCGCNKCKEIYYWNSQCVLHKRNQLGEKFYQCSISTACFSQRSDLYRHPRIHIGKKLYGCDEVDGNFSQSLGVHFHQRVCTGEVSYICHMCGKSFSQISSLHNHQRVHTEEKLYKFECGKDLSRNSLLHIHQRLHIGEKPFKCDQCGKSFSRSSVLHVHQRVHTGEKPYKCDECGKGFSQSSNLRIHQLVHTGEKSYKCDDCGKGFTQRSNLQIHQRVHTGEKPYKCDDCGKDFSHSSDLRIHQRVHTGEKPYTCHECGKGFSKSSKLHTHQRVHTGEKPYKCEQCGKGFSQRSHLLIHQRVHTGEKPYKCDDCGKGFSHSSNLHIHQRVHTGEKPYQCAKCGKGFGHSSALRIHQRVHTGEKPYKCHEYYKGFDPNSHLHNNHGQESL; this is encoded by the exons Atgcccccattttgcag cTCAGACTCCTCAAAACTCCACCCTTCCCTAAAAGAGGAGCATAAAGGAGGAAGCAATGTTCACTATTTTCTTCATAGTCTGATCCCAG ATCTCTTCTTCCTGGAAAATCTGATCTTTGACCAGATGGCAGTAACATTTGAAGATGTGACTGTTATTTTCACTTGGGAGGAGTGGAAATTCCTGGATTCTTCTCAAAAAAAGCTCTACAGAGAGGTTATGTGGGAGAACTACACAAATGTCATGTCAGTAG GAAACTGGAAAGAGAGTTACAAACCCCAAGAAGGAAGATTCAGATATTTAGAACATGAAAATCATCCCTGCTGGCAAGGCTGGAGGAGTGCCAGCACTCAGATATGTAAGAATAGAAGCTATGTGGAAACCATCCAAGGAATAGATTCCAAAGACCTCAAGCAACAAGACCTTTCCCACCATCAAGAATGGTTGATACTCTCCACGCAAGTACCAGGGTATGGGAACTATGAGCTGACTTTTGAAGGCAGAAGTCCCAGGaacttaaaatatacaaagtttATACCCTGGCAGTCCTTAGAAACAAAACACACCCCTCAAGACTATGCTAGAGAAATCTACATGAATGAGTCACATGGTTTTCAAGGAAGCAGATGCCATCTTGGCATATCTAAGAAAAATCTCTctatggaaaaagaacagaagctCATAGTTCAGCATTCTTGTGTCTCAACAGGGGAAGCCCGTCCAGAGTACATTGGGGAGATATATCAACATGACTTACTGAAAGACTCTATGGAAGAGAAATACTGTGGAtgtaataaatgcaaagaaatttaTTACTGGAACTCGCAGTGTGTTCTCCACAAGAGAAATCAACTTGGAGAAAAGTTCTATCAGTGCTCCATCAGCACAGCATGCTTTTCTCAGAGATCAGACCTATATAGACATCCAAGAATTCACATAGGTAAGAAGCTGTATGGATGTGATGAAGTTGATGGTAACTTCAGTCAGAGCTTAGGTGTTCACTTTCATCAGAGAGTCTGCACAGGGGAGGTTTCTTATATATGCCACATGTGTGGTAAGAGCTTCAGTCAGATCTCTAGCCTTCACAATCATCAAAGAGTCCATACAGAAGAGAAACTCTATAAATTTGAGTGTGGTAAGGACCTCAGTAGAAATTCATTACTTCACATTCACCAGAGACTTCACATAGGAGAGAAGCCTTTTAAGTGTGATCAGTGTGGTAAGAGTTTTAGTCGGAGTTCAGTGCTTCACGTTCATCAGAGAgtccacacaggagagaaaccgtATAAGTGTGATGAGTGTGGTAAGGGCTTCAGTCAGAGCTCAAATCTTCGAATTCATCAGTTAGTCCACACAGGAGAGAAGTCCTATAAATGTGATGACTGTGGTAAGGGCTTTACCCAGCGCTCAAATCTCCAGATTCATCAGAGAGTACATACAGGAGAGAAGCCTTACAAATGTGATGACTGTGGGAAAGACTTTAGTCACAGCTCTGATCTTCGCATCCATCAGAGGGTCCATACAGGGGAGAAACCCTATACTTGTCATGAATGTGGGAAGGGCTTCAGCAAGAGTTCAAAGCTTCACACTCATCAAAGAGtacacactggagagaaaccctataaatgCGAACAGTGTGGTAAGGGATTCAGTCAGCGTTCACATCTTCTCATTCATCAGAGAGTCCACACAGGAGAAAAGCCCTATAAATGTGATGATTGTGGAAAGGGCTTTAGTCACAGCTCTAATCTTCACATCCATCAGAGGGTCCACACAGGAGAGAAGCCTTATCAATGTGCTAAGTGCGGCAAGGGTTTTGGTCATAGCTCAGCTCTTCGAATTCATCAAAGAgtccacacaggagagaaaccttataaatGCCATGAGTATTATAAGGGATTTGATCCGAATTCACATCTTCACAATAATCACGGACAGGAAAGCTTATAA
- the ZNF214 gene encoding zinc finger protein 214 isoform X2, translating into MAVTFEDVTVIFTWEEWKFLDSSQKKLYREVMWENYTNVMSVGNWKESYKPQEGRFRYLEHENHPCWQGWRSASTQICKNRSYVETIQGIDSKDLKQQDLSHHQEWLILSTQVPGYGNYELTFEGRSPRNLKYTKFIPWQSLETKHTPQDYAREIYMNESHGFQGSRCHLGISKKNLSMEKEQKLIVQHSCVSTGEARPEYIGEIYQHDLLKDSMEEKYCGCNKCKEIYYWNSQCVLHKRNQLGEKFYQCSISTACFSQRSDLYRHPRIHIGKKLYGCDEVDGNFSQSLGVHFHQRVCTGEVSYICHMCGKSFSQISSLHNHQRVHTEEKLYKFECGKDLSRNSLLHIHQRLHIGEKPFKCDQCGKSFSRSSVLHVHQRVHTGEKPYKCDECGKGFSQSSNLRIHQLVHTGEKSYKCDDCGKGFTQRSNLQIHQRVHTGEKPYKCDDCGKDFSHSSDLRIHQRVHTGEKPYTCHECGKGFSKSSKLHTHQRVHTGEKPYKCEQCGKGFSQRSHLLIHQRVHTGEKPYKCDDCGKGFSHSSNLHIHQRVHTGEKPYQCAKCGKGFGHSSALRIHQRVHTGEKPYKCHEYYKGFDPNSHLHNNHGQESL; encoded by the exons ATGGCAGTAACATTTGAAGATGTGACTGTTATTTTCACTTGGGAGGAGTGGAAATTCCTGGATTCTTCTCAAAAAAAGCTCTACAGAGAGGTTATGTGGGAGAACTACACAAATGTCATGTCAGTAG GAAACTGGAAAGAGAGTTACAAACCCCAAGAAGGAAGATTCAGATATTTAGAACATGAAAATCATCCCTGCTGGCAAGGCTGGAGGAGTGCCAGCACTCAGATATGTAAGAATAGAAGCTATGTGGAAACCATCCAAGGAATAGATTCCAAAGACCTCAAGCAACAAGACCTTTCCCACCATCAAGAATGGTTGATACTCTCCACGCAAGTACCAGGGTATGGGAACTATGAGCTGACTTTTGAAGGCAGAAGTCCCAGGaacttaaaatatacaaagtttATACCCTGGCAGTCCTTAGAAACAAAACACACCCCTCAAGACTATGCTAGAGAAATCTACATGAATGAGTCACATGGTTTTCAAGGAAGCAGATGCCATCTTGGCATATCTAAGAAAAATCTCTctatggaaaaagaacagaagctCATAGTTCAGCATTCTTGTGTCTCAACAGGGGAAGCCCGTCCAGAGTACATTGGGGAGATATATCAACATGACTTACTGAAAGACTCTATGGAAGAGAAATACTGTGGAtgtaataaatgcaaagaaatttaTTACTGGAACTCGCAGTGTGTTCTCCACAAGAGAAATCAACTTGGAGAAAAGTTCTATCAGTGCTCCATCAGCACAGCATGCTTTTCTCAGAGATCAGACCTATATAGACATCCAAGAATTCACATAGGTAAGAAGCTGTATGGATGTGATGAAGTTGATGGTAACTTCAGTCAGAGCTTAGGTGTTCACTTTCATCAGAGAGTCTGCACAGGGGAGGTTTCTTATATATGCCACATGTGTGGTAAGAGCTTCAGTCAGATCTCTAGCCTTCACAATCATCAAAGAGTCCATACAGAAGAGAAACTCTATAAATTTGAGTGTGGTAAGGACCTCAGTAGAAATTCATTACTTCACATTCACCAGAGACTTCACATAGGAGAGAAGCCTTTTAAGTGTGATCAGTGTGGTAAGAGTTTTAGTCGGAGTTCAGTGCTTCACGTTCATCAGAGAgtccacacaggagagaaaccgtATAAGTGTGATGAGTGTGGTAAGGGCTTCAGTCAGAGCTCAAATCTTCGAATTCATCAGTTAGTCCACACAGGAGAGAAGTCCTATAAATGTGATGACTGTGGTAAGGGCTTTACCCAGCGCTCAAATCTCCAGATTCATCAGAGAGTACATACAGGAGAGAAGCCTTACAAATGTGATGACTGTGGGAAAGACTTTAGTCACAGCTCTGATCTTCGCATCCATCAGAGGGTCCATACAGGGGAGAAACCCTATACTTGTCATGAATGTGGGAAGGGCTTCAGCAAGAGTTCAAAGCTTCACACTCATCAAAGAGtacacactggagagaaaccctataaatgCGAACAGTGTGGTAAGGGATTCAGTCAGCGTTCACATCTTCTCATTCATCAGAGAGTCCACACAGGAGAAAAGCCCTATAAATGTGATGATTGTGGAAAGGGCTTTAGTCACAGCTCTAATCTTCACATCCATCAGAGGGTCCACACAGGAGAGAAGCCTTATCAATGTGCTAAGTGCGGCAAGGGTTTTGGTCATAGCTCAGCTCTTCGAATTCATCAAAGAgtccacacaggagagaaaccttataaatGCCATGAGTATTATAAGGGATTTGATCCGAATTCACATCTTCACAATAATCACGGACAGGAAAGCTTATAA